The following proteins come from a genomic window of Nostoc sp. ATCC 53789:
- the fraD gene encoding septal junction protein FraD — MNTLLKDVFGIFKFAEGLYAGIRKVLVPPKAYSWQTFIYLSVFSWVLSYLATGYIKDIIAFFGWLFLIAGTAWYTTQDPLRVPGTFMPVGAVITGFLVSVFAFGNQQDVITPRTIVFWPTISALITAIPEFIEGSDTDAKARIPKPQDRQRIIILVASSMLLSCWIQFYFVMDHWFQQYPSLQADTFKRSTVVVRTEERVKIPQNGVVILERLQPIVVEQINQTPWSEVEKWLLEAKQRVGTLGRAVIQKSLGKYEEKDLWRIEPRVANTKSGYILDLLSIWIGPSSNLRGYYLKKSCRIEPVAATSNSGNKITVAEIECDRASKLIAGSPPPQQ; from the coding sequence ATGAATACGCTACTTAAAGATGTATTTGGGATTTTTAAATTTGCGGAAGGGCTTTATGCGGGAATTAGAAAAGTATTAGTTCCACCCAAAGCTTATTCTTGGCAGACCTTTATTTATTTGAGTGTTTTTTCTTGGGTACTTTCATATTTAGCTACAGGCTACATCAAAGATATCATTGCCTTTTTCGGTTGGTTATTTTTAATTGCCGGCACAGCTTGGTATACAACTCAAGATCCTTTGAGAGTTCCTGGCACTTTTATGCCAGTTGGGGCAGTAATTACTGGATTCTTAGTAAGCGTTTTTGCTTTTGGAAATCAACAGGATGTAATTACACCAAGAACAATCGTTTTTTGGCCGACAATTTCAGCACTAATTACGGCAATACCAGAGTTTATTGAAGGAAGTGACACTGACGCTAAAGCTAGAATTCCTAAGCCACAAGACCGCCAAAGAATCATAATTTTAGTTGCTAGTAGTATGCTACTAAGTTGCTGGATTCAGTTTTACTTTGTAATGGATCATTGGTTTCAACAATATCCTAGTTTGCAAGCAGATACTTTTAAACGTAGTACCGTTGTTGTCAGAACAGAAGAACGAGTAAAAATCCCGCAAAACGGTGTTGTAATTCTAGAAAGACTTCAACCAATAGTAGTAGAACAAATAAACCAAACACCTTGGTCAGAAGTAGAGAAATGGTTGCTTGAGGCAAAACAACGAGTAGGAACTCTAGGTAGAGCAGTAATTCAAAAAAGCTTGGGTAAATATGAAGAGAAGGATTTATGGCGCATTGAACCGCGTGTAGCTAATACTAAGTCTGGATATATATTAGATTTATTAAGTATTTGGATAGGGCCAAGTTCTAACCTACGAGGCTATTACTTGAAAAAATCTTGTCGAATTGAACCAGTTGCAGCAACTAGCAATTCAGGTAATAAGATTACAGTTGCAGAAATTGAATGCGATCGCGCCAGTAAATTAATTGCCGGATCGCCGCCTCCGCAGCAGTGA
- a CDS encoding ABC transporter permease, producing the protein MTINRIFVLAKNVFQEVIRDRILYIIGFYALILAAAFRVLPEFAATTEDKMFLDFGMAAMNAIGLIVTIFIGTGLVNKEIEKRTILVLIAKPVSRSEIIVGKYLGLSAVIAVLVATMTVIYLIFLQFANIPHPTASILIAAIFLVLQLSLITAIAITFSVFTASLLATVLTFAVYLIGNITQDLVQLGRLSRNPGIELLTQGLFLILPDLSRLDLKNDAVYGLQALPDTTALITNAGYGLLYSALLLAIAIFIFSQREF; encoded by the coding sequence ATGACTATTAACAGAATTTTTGTATTGGCAAAGAATGTATTTCAGGAAGTGATACGCGATCGCATCCTATATATTATTGGTTTTTATGCACTTATACTCGCTGCTGCCTTTCGCGTCCTTCCTGAATTTGCAGCTACGACTGAAGACAAGATGTTTTTAGACTTCGGGATGGCGGCGATGAATGCCATCGGGTTAATTGTGACGATATTTATTGGTACAGGACTAGTTAATAAAGAAATTGAAAAACGCACTATTTTGGTGTTAATTGCGAAACCTGTCAGTCGCAGCGAAATTATCGTCGGCAAATACTTAGGTTTATCCGCAGTAATAGCTGTACTTGTCGCCACGATGACGGTAATTTATCTGATATTTCTGCAATTTGCTAACATTCCTCATCCAACGGCGAGTATTTTAATTGCTGCAATTTTCTTAGTATTGCAGTTGTCATTAATCACCGCTATAGCTATTACCTTCAGTGTTTTTACTGCTTCTCTTCTAGCGACTGTTTTAACCTTTGCGGTATATTTAATCGGAAATATTACTCAAGATTTAGTCCAACTAGGCCGTTTGAGTCGTAACCCTGGTATAGAACTTCTCACTCAAGGTTTGTTTCTGATTTTGCCAGATTTATCTCGATTAGATTTAAAAAATGATGCCGTTTATGGTCTGCAAGCACTACCTGACACAACTGCACTGATTACAAATGCTGGCTATGGTTTACTTTATAGTGCCCTGTTATTAGCGATCGCTATTTTTATTTTCTCACAACGTGAATTTTAG
- a CDS encoding ShlB/FhaC/HecB family hemolysin secretion/activation protein: protein MRKETETGIKPKTTNQKSIVCFSHQLNTWQTLATTRLNKHSFSFQCGLLILPAVWIVTANGLRATANILTPDSTQKSSQPELQIVQASETTPENNPNQAEPNPQPETPQRIRVRKIQVVDSTVFNENDFNPVVKPFEERDLTLEEIRQAADAITQLYLNKGYINSRAVPDIQQPSTADGVVVIRVIEGRLTEIEIEGTRRLNPSYVRSRIQLGAGTPLNTSKLEDQLKLLRLDPLFTNVEARLRPTGKVGQSVLIVRVEEANPLTGSLGVDNYSPPSIGAERLGIELRDRNLTGMGDELAGSYYHTLSGGSDAFDFSYQVPVNAMNGKVQIRAAFNRNEITEAPFDAFGIRANQDLYEINYRQPLMRSPREEFALSLGFTYQDGQTFLFENLAQPFGIGPDANGVSRTSVIKFGQDYIKREPQGAWFLRSQFNFGIDVLDATINNDPIPDGRFFSWLGQIQRVQQLSADHLLLIQADLQLTPDSLLPSQQFVIGGGQSVRGYRQNIRSGDNGFRVAIEDRFTVQRNESGLSIIQLAPFLDMGAVWNQSNNPNLLPNQTFLVGAGLGLLWNQAMGIDNLFLRLDYGFPFIDLSDRGNNAQDDGFYFSLRYQP, encoded by the coding sequence ATGAGAAAAGAAACAGAAACTGGTATTAAGCCGAAAACAACTAATCAGAAAAGCATTGTCTGTTTCTCTCATCAGTTAAACACTTGGCAAACTCTAGCAACTACTAGATTAAATAAGCACAGTTTCAGTTTTCAGTGTGGCTTACTAATTCTGCCTGCGGTCTGGATTGTAACTGCAAATGGACTTAGAGCTACGGCGAATATATTGACACCAGACTCGACTCAAAAGAGTAGTCAGCCAGAGTTACAAATAGTACAAGCATCAGAAACTACCCCGGAAAATAACCCCAATCAAGCCGAACCAAATCCCCAACCAGAAACACCACAACGAATTCGGGTTCGTAAAATCCAGGTTGTAGATAGCACAGTTTTTAATGAAAATGACTTTAATCCAGTTGTCAAACCCTTTGAAGAACGGGACTTAACTTTAGAAGAAATCAGACAAGCGGCAGATGCTATTACCCAGCTTTACTTAAATAAAGGCTATATAAATTCCAGAGCAGTTCCAGACATTCAGCAACCTAGTACCGCCGATGGTGTTGTGGTAATTAGGGTAATTGAAGGGCGTTTGACAGAGATTGAGATCGAAGGGACGCGACGATTAAACCCATCTTATGTTCGTAGTCGCATCCAATTAGGTGCTGGTACTCCTCTGAATACTAGTAAGCTCGAAGATCAACTAAAGCTGTTGCGACTCGATCCCTTATTTACAAATGTAGAAGCACGTCTGCGTCCAACGGGTAAGGTTGGTCAAAGTGTTCTCATTGTCAGAGTTGAAGAGGCTAACCCTTTAACTGGTAGCTTGGGTGTAGATAATTATTCGCCTCCGAGTATTGGTGCGGAAAGATTAGGTATTGAACTGCGCGATCGCAATTTAACTGGGATGGGAGATGAGTTAGCCGGCTCCTATTACCACACCCTTTCTGGTGGTTCCGATGCCTTTGATTTTAGCTATCAAGTTCCTGTGAACGCCATGAATGGCAAGGTGCAGATTAGAGCGGCATTTAATCGCAATGAAATCACTGAGGCACCCTTTGATGCTTTTGGCATTCGCGCCAACCAGGATCTTTATGAAATCAATTATCGTCAACCATTGATGCGATCGCCAAGAGAAGAATTTGCCCTATCTTTGGGATTTACCTATCAAGATGGTCAAACCTTCCTATTTGAAAACTTGGCACAACCCTTTGGTATTGGCCCTGATGCCAATGGCGTTAGCCGCACCAGCGTAATTAAATTTGGTCAAGATTATATTAAGCGCGAACCTCAAGGAGCTTGGTTTTTGCGATCGCAATTTAATTTTGGCATTGACGTATTAGATGCAACTATCAACAATGACCCCATACCCGATGGTCGCTTTTTCAGTTGGTTGGGTCAAATACAGCGCGTGCAGCAACTCAGCGCCGATCATCTCTTACTTATACAAGCAGACTTACAGCTAACACCAGATAGCCTTTTACCCTCCCAGCAATTTGTGATTGGCGGTGGACAGTCTGTAAGGGGATATCGCCAAAATATCCGCTCAGGGGATAATGGATTTCGTGTAGCGATCGAAGATCGGTTCACAGTCCAGCGCAATGAATCTGGATTATCCATAATTCAACTCGCGCCATTTCTGGACATGGGAGCCGTCTGGAATCAGTCAAATAATCCCAATCTGCTACCCAATCAAACTTTTTTGGTAGGTGCAGGCTTAGGATTATTATGGAATCAGGCAATGGGAATTGATAATCTGTTTTTGCGGCTCGATTATGGATTTCCATTTATCGATCTGAGCGATCGCGGCAATAACGCTCAGGATGATGGCTTTTACTTTAGCCTTCGCTATCAACCTTAA
- a CDS encoding pentapeptide repeat-containing protein, whose product MKNYADKQEFILSQITNKYFQRRDFSGCDLSGIDLKGINLNGVNFIGADLSRANLCGCVLTRANLSGANLMQASLRDANLYEASLCEANLINADLTRANLCGTFLWRAKFTGSNLWGASLCDVDLREADLSETKLIEASLIEANLVRANLTGAKLCGAKLLEANLAEANLTGADLTWANLTKANLSQANLWETNLIYARFRDTIMPDGTIKQPQIVIY is encoded by the coding sequence ATGAAAAATTATGCTGATAAGCAGGAATTTATATTAAGTCAAATCACAAACAAGTATTTTCAACGCCGAGATTTCAGTGGATGTGACTTGAGTGGAATTGACCTAAAAGGAATTAATTTAAATGGTGTTAACTTTATAGGAGCAGATTTGAGTCGCGCAAATTTGTGTGGCTGTGTTCTCACTCGTGCTAATTTAAGTGGTGCAAATTTGATGCAAGCTAGCTTACGCGACGCTAATTTGTATGAAGCATCTTTGTGTGAAGCTAATTTGATTAATGCTGATTTAACACGAGCAAATTTGTGCGGAACTTTCTTATGGCGGGCGAAATTTACAGGTAGTAATCTTTGGGGTGCTTCTTTATGCGATGTAGATTTGAGAGAAGCAGACTTAAGTGAAACCAAATTAATTGAAGCATCACTGATTGAAGCTAACTTAGTTAGAGCAAATCTCACAGGAGCAAAGTTATGTGGAGCAAAATTACTAGAAGCTAATTTAGCCGAGGCTAACTTAACTGGTGCAGACTTGACATGGGCAAATTTAACCAAGGCAAACTTGAGTCAAGCGAACCTTTGGGAGACAAACCTGATTTATGCGAGGTTCAGGGATACTATCATGCCTGATGGCACAATTAAGCAACCTCAGATAGTTATTTATTAG